From Paraburkholderia fungorum, the proteins below share one genomic window:
- a CDS encoding M20 family metallopeptidase, producing MISDDTTQQAQRINPDKLREFVDRKWNDEIVPALTDYIAVPAKSPAFDPEWVKHGYLERVITDAAQWAEQQSVRGLKLEVIRLPGRTPVIFFETPATRSGSDETIVLYGHLDKQPEFDGWRNDLGPWTPKLENDKLYGRGGADDGYAIYASITALAALDAQGVERPRCVGLIETCEESGSYDLLPYVDVLRERLGNVGLVVCLDSGAGNYDQLWLTTSLRGLVAGDLEVHVLDEGIHSGGYGGIAPSSFRIMRQLFDRLEDAANGTLLPKGFHCPIPADRLREAEATAQILGDDVWKKLPWACGQDGRQVLPTTTDPKEALLNSTWRPSLSVTGAAGLPALADAGNVLRPRTAFKLSLRLPPTIEAEKAVAELKALLEVDPPYNAKVTFRPDAGAASGWSAPDLAPWLATALNDASRQHYGADVAYMGQGGTIPLMNVLKAGFPKSQFMVCGVLGPKSNAHGPNEFLHVPYGKKLTAAVAEVIAAAP from the coding sequence ATGATCTCCGACGATACGACCCAGCAGGCCCAGCGCATCAATCCGGACAAGCTACGCGAATTCGTAGACCGCAAGTGGAACGACGAGATCGTGCCCGCGCTGACGGACTACATCGCGGTGCCGGCCAAGAGCCCGGCGTTCGATCCCGAGTGGGTCAAGCATGGCTACCTTGAGCGCGTGATCACCGACGCCGCGCAATGGGCCGAACAGCAATCCGTGCGCGGTCTGAAGCTCGAAGTCATTCGTTTGCCGGGCCGCACGCCGGTGATCTTTTTCGAAACGCCCGCCACGCGTTCGGGTAGCGACGAAACGATCGTGCTGTACGGTCACCTCGACAAGCAGCCGGAATTCGACGGCTGGCGCAACGACCTCGGCCCGTGGACGCCGAAGCTCGAAAACGACAAGCTGTACGGCCGCGGCGGCGCGGACGACGGCTACGCAATCTACGCGAGCATCACCGCGCTCGCGGCGCTGGACGCACAAGGTGTCGAGCGTCCGCGCTGCGTCGGTCTGATCGAAACCTGCGAAGAGTCGGGCAGCTACGACTTGCTGCCCTACGTCGACGTGTTGCGCGAACGGCTCGGCAACGTCGGCCTCGTCGTGTGTCTCGATTCGGGCGCGGGCAATTACGATCAACTGTGGCTCACCACGTCGCTGCGCGGCCTGGTCGCCGGCGATCTCGAAGTTCACGTGCTCGACGAAGGCATTCACTCGGGCGGCTATGGCGGTATTGCGCCGTCGAGCTTCCGCATCATGCGTCAACTGTTCGATCGTCTCGAAGACGCCGCGAACGGCACGTTGTTGCCGAAGGGTTTTCATTGCCCGATCCCCGCCGATCGTCTGCGTGAAGCGGAAGCCACCGCGCAGATTCTCGGCGACGACGTCTGGAAGAAACTGCCGTGGGCGTGCGGTCAGGATGGCCGTCAGGTCCTGCCCACCACGACCGATCCGAAAGAGGCGCTGCTGAATTCGACGTGGCGCCCGTCGTTGTCGGTGACGGGGGCGGCGGGTTTGCCCGCGCTCGCCGATGCGGGCAACGTGTTGCGTCCGCGTACCGCGTTCAAGCTGTCGCTGCGTCTGCCGCCGACGATCGAAGCGGAGAAGGCCGTCGCCGAACTGAAGGCGCTGCTCGAAGTCGATCCGCCGTACAACGCGAAGGTGACGTTCAGGCCCGACGCGGGCGCGGCCAGCGGCTGGAGCGCGCCTGACCTCGCGCCGTGGCTCGCCACCGCGCTGAACGACGCGTCGCGCCAGCACTACGGCGCGGACGTCGCCTACATGGGCCAGGGCGGCACGATCCCGTTGATGAACGTGTTGAAGGCGGGCTTCCCGAAGTCGCAATTCATGGTGTGCGGCGTGCTTGGGCCGAAGTCGAACGCGCACGGGCCGAACGAGTTCCTGCACGTGCCGTACGGCAAGAAGCTGACGGCAGCGGTGGCCGAGGTGATCGCCGCCGCGCCGTGA
- a CDS encoding superinfection immunity protein translates to MSGNIIVQAIAAVLALTLYFLPAILADRRKRHDVLTLALFNACLGWTVFGWLLALYWSLQPNPPKNVAGEVVQTRKIVRMRAFSSALMARVQRREATRDHPEN, encoded by the coding sequence ATGAGCGGCAACATCATCGTTCAGGCTATCGCCGCCGTGCTCGCGCTAACGCTGTATTTTCTGCCGGCCATACTCGCCGACCGTCGCAAGCGCCATGACGTGCTGACGCTGGCGCTGTTCAACGCGTGTCTCGGCTGGACCGTGTTCGGCTGGCTGCTCGCGCTCTACTGGTCGCTGCAACCGAATCCGCCGAAGAACGTCGCGGGCGAAGTCGTACAGACGCGGAAAATCGTGCGGATGCGGGCGTTTTCGTCCGCCTTGATGGCGCGCGTGCAACGTCGCGAGGCGACGCGGGACCATCCGGAAAATTAA
- a CDS encoding YodC family protein, giving the protein MLTATIDAFETPPAARFNVGDVVTLKEGGPRMTVTYAGPVALNPGDWLICEWFDEHGELRREMFAPANMRAEPRSIPAGSVLWNRVGRAA; this is encoded by the coding sequence ATGCTGACCGCTACCATTGACGCATTCGAGACACCGCCAGCCGCACGCTTTAACGTCGGCGACGTCGTTACGTTGAAGGAAGGAGGCCCGCGCATGACCGTGACCTATGCAGGTCCGGTTGCGCTCAATCCCGGCGACTGGCTGATTTGCGAGTGGTTCGACGAACACGGCGAACTGCGCCGCGAGATGTTCGCGCCCGCCAACATGCGCGCTGAGCCCCGGTCCATTCCGGCTGGTTCCGTGCTGTGGAATCGCGTAGGCCGGGCTGCCTGA
- a CDS encoding MFS transporter — protein MKDESLKSAAAAFVGPADATAGVATCPGAVAAGMARSAEKHVERAVPRFERQGLALAVLFVGAFLAPLDYFIVNLALPSIHTGLNATDAQLQLVVSAYASAYAVLLITGGRLGDLFGRRRMFMTGMAAFVVASALCGFATSGHMLVISRIVQGIAAAVMAPQVLATIRAVVPLHQQTKVMSLYGFVFGLSSIVGQLGGGALITYHPFGLDWRIIFLINIPIGIAAFIGTWKFVPENQPATSTGVDLKGVALLSAVLLLVIYPMTHGREAGWPTWTFVMFALAVPVLALFVATERRVERGGGHPLVDLQLFRNRAFALGLVLAFLFYCNSAFFLTYGIFLQTGLHWTPLASGIAIMPFAIGFVLGPLTSPAVVKRIGSHVLTLGFSMMTVGFAVTGWASTQTVSPDLLFYCGLLCAGVGHGLLLPSIMRIVLLEVVPEKAGLASGVVSSTLQIGSAFGTAAISGAFFGAIGGSTAPAAYAHGFQVSLAINALLMFICIGLSVLLVRHQQFVLRRATQAV, from the coding sequence ATGAAAGACGAATCCCTCAAGTCCGCTGCGGCGGCATTCGTTGGACCCGCCGACGCGACGGCAGGCGTGGCGACCTGTCCGGGCGCGGTCGCTGCGGGCATGGCGCGATCGGCGGAAAAGCACGTGGAAAGGGCCGTGCCTCGCTTCGAGCGGCAAGGGCTCGCGCTTGCCGTACTGTTCGTCGGCGCATTCCTCGCGCCGCTCGATTACTTCATCGTCAACCTCGCGCTGCCTTCGATTCACACCGGCCTGAACGCCACCGACGCGCAATTGCAACTCGTGGTGTCCGCGTACGCATCGGCCTATGCGGTGCTGCTGATCACCGGCGGGCGCCTCGGCGATCTGTTCGGCCGGCGCCGCATGTTCATGACCGGCATGGCGGCGTTCGTGGTTGCGTCGGCGCTGTGCGGTTTCGCGACCAGCGGCCACATGCTGGTGATTTCGCGGATCGTGCAGGGCATCGCGGCCGCCGTGATGGCGCCGCAGGTGCTCGCGACCATCCGCGCGGTGGTGCCGCTGCATCAGCAAACCAAAGTGATGAGCCTGTATGGCTTCGTGTTCGGCTTGTCGTCGATCGTCGGTCAACTCGGCGGCGGCGCGTTGATCACGTACCACCCGTTCGGCCTCGACTGGCGGATCATCTTCCTGATCAACATCCCGATCGGCATCGCGGCGTTCATCGGTACATGGAAGTTCGTGCCGGAGAACCAGCCCGCGACAAGCACGGGCGTGGATCTGAAAGGCGTGGCGTTGCTGTCGGCGGTATTGCTGCTCGTCATCTATCCGATGACGCACGGCCGCGAAGCCGGCTGGCCGACGTGGACCTTCGTGATGTTCGCACTCGCGGTGCCTGTGCTCGCGCTGTTCGTGGCGACCGAGCGTCGGGTCGAACGCGGCGGTGGTCATCCGCTGGTCGATCTGCAATTGTTTCGCAACCGGGCCTTCGCGTTGGGTCTTGTGCTCGCGTTCCTGTTTTACTGCAACAGCGCGTTTTTCCTGACCTATGGGATTTTCCTGCAGACCGGTCTGCACTGGACGCCGCTTGCGTCAGGTATCGCGATCATGCCGTTTGCGATCGGTTTTGTGCTCGGGCCGCTGACATCGCCGGCGGTGGTCAAACGGATTGGCAGCCACGTCCTGACGCTGGGCTTCTCGATGATGACAGTCGGCTTCGCCGTGACCGGCTGGGCCTCGACCCAGACCGTGTCGCCGGACCTGCTGTTTTACTGCGGGCTGTTGTGCGCAGGCGTCGGCCATGGCCTGCTGCTGCCGTCGATCATGCGCATCGTCTTGCTGGAAGTCGTGCCGGAAAAGGCGGGGCTGGCCTCGGGCGTGGTGTCGTCGACCTTGCAGATCGGCTCGGCGTTCGGCACGGCGGCGATCAGCGGCGCGTTCTTCGGCGCAATTGGCGGCAGCACCGCGCCTGCGGCGTATGCCCACGGCTTTCAGGTGAGCCTCGCAATCAACGCGTTGCTGATGTTTATATGTATTGGTTTGAGCGTGCTACTGGTTCGGCATCAGCAATTTGTGTTGCGTCGCGCCACGCAAGCCGTTTGA
- a CDS encoding TetR/AcrR family transcriptional regulator, with translation MKQTGNPKQSTKKAGDVCSRGRPREFDTATVLTSASQVFWNHGYHATSIDDLCKATGLLRGSLYGVFGDKHGIMLAALDHYAEGSVARLAERLNAPVPAEESLRNALLHYAKVACALTGERSCFITNTTLEMQPGDEELRTRVAAIQRRMATLLAASVIRGQASGAFNSTLDEKAVGDFLLCVMQGLRVLGRVAHKEDALIGIVDVAMRALV, from the coding sequence ATGAAGCAAACTGGCAATCCAAAACAATCCACCAAGAAAGCGGGTGACGTGTGTTCCCGTGGGCGCCCGCGCGAGTTCGATACCGCCACGGTATTGACCAGCGCGAGCCAGGTGTTCTGGAACCATGGCTACCACGCCACGTCGATCGACGACCTGTGCAAAGCCACCGGCCTGTTGCGCGGCAGCCTGTACGGCGTATTCGGCGACAAACACGGCATCATGCTCGCCGCGCTGGATCACTATGCGGAAGGTTCGGTCGCGCGCCTGGCCGAACGGCTGAACGCGCCGGTGCCGGCCGAAGAGTCGCTACGAAACGCCTTGCTGCACTACGCGAAAGTCGCTTGCGCGCTGACCGGCGAGCGTAGCTGTTTCATCACGAATACCACGCTGGAAATGCAGCCCGGCGACGAAGAATTACGCACGCGCGTCGCCGCGATCCAGCGTCGCATGGCCACGTTGCTCGCGGCATCGGTGATACGCGGGCAGGCGAGCGGCGCATTCAATTCGACGCTCGACGAAAAAGCGGTCGGCGATTTCCTGCTGTGCGTGATGCAGGGTCTGCGCGTGTTAGGGCGGGTCGCCCACAAGGAAGATGCGTTAATCGGAATAGTCGACGTCGCAATGCGCGCCCTCGTCTAA
- a CDS encoding OsmC family protein gives MKRKASAVWQGGLQDGKGSISTDSGVLKETQYSFSTRFADGIGTNPEELIAAAHAGCFSMALSAELGKAGITPERIGTTATVTLDKDGGGFSITAVHLDVAVKIPGGDKAAFEKATADAKAGCPVSKVLNATITMDAKLET, from the coding sequence ATGAAGCGCAAGGCATCAGCAGTCTGGCAAGGCGGCCTGCAGGACGGCAAGGGCTCGATTTCCACCGACAGCGGGGTCCTCAAGGAAACCCAGTACTCGTTCTCGACCCGCTTCGCGGACGGCATCGGCACGAATCCGGAAGAGCTGATTGCGGCTGCGCATGCGGGCTGTTTCTCGATGGCGTTGTCGGCGGAATTGGGCAAGGCCGGCATCACGCCGGAGCGTATCGGCACGACCGCAACCGTCACGCTCGACAAGGACGGCGGCGGCTTTTCGATCACGGCGGTGCATCTCGACGTGGCAGTGAAAATTCCGGGCGGCGACAAGGCGGCTTTTGAAAAAGCCACCGCGGACGCGAAAGCGGGTTGTCCGGTGTCGAAGGTGCTCAACGCGACGATCACGATGGATGCGAAACTCGAAACCTGA
- a CDS encoding DUF4148 domain-containing protein, producing MKSLISAVLVASALVVPAISFAQQANAPLTRAQVRAEIVTAQKAGLLYQNDTQYPKAVLQNGAAVLASAQGSQDVGGVNAGSSESGASASVQHGPLSIYRGH from the coding sequence ATGAAATCGCTTATTTCAGCCGTTCTGGTTGCATCGGCTCTGGTCGTTCCGGCTATCTCGTTTGCGCAGCAGGCCAACGCGCCGCTGACTCGCGCTCAGGTGCGCGCCGAAATCGTTACCGCGCAAAAAGCGGGCCTCCTGTATCAGAACGACACGCAATATCCGAAGGCCGTCCTGCAAAACGGCGCAGCGGTGCTTGCTTCGGCACAGGGTTCGCAGGATGTGGGCGGCGTGAACGCGGGTTCGTCGGAATCGGGCGCGTCGGCTTCGGTGCAACACGGTCCGCTGTCGATTTATCGCGGTCACTGA